The DNA region GGATGATGCCGGGGATCGCGCCGATCAGCGCCATATTGATAATATTCGCGCCGAGGACATTGAGACCCCCGTCGGAGAAGATGAGCCCCTGGATAGCGAGGATAATGGACATGGAGATGACTCCGAACGGCGCGCCGAGGAGCAGGATGGCAAGGGTGGTGCCGATCAGGTGGCCGGAAGTCCCGTCCATAACGGGGAAATTCATCATCTGCGCCGCGAATATCAGGGAGGTTACCGCCGCGAACTTCAACGCGGTGGGCTTTTCCTTCGCGCGTAACGCCAGAACCGACGCGGTGGTGATTCCCGCGGCGGCTATGCCTGCCGTGACCGGACAAATCGCGCCCTGTAACATATACTGAGGAATATGCATAGTTTTCTCCATGAAATTTGTTTCTATTATAGTAATTTATAGAAAATATTTGTCAAGCAAAAAGCGGTATAAATCATTGTAAATCAGGCGGTTATAAACATTAGTAACAATAAACGATTGCAGGGAGGGGAAAGGTAATAAGACTCGCCGGATATGAAAATAAGTGCCCGCGTATTTGCTTTATTTTCAAGTCCCCGTTAAAATTAATATTTGCAATTTTCATTGTAGAGGTTGAATTATGCCCGGGATCAAAATCGGAAGCGGAAAGCTGGACGTACAGGACGGAAAGCGGATTATCGATGTGCTGAAGGAATTGAAGGAGAACCGCGCAACGGCGAAAGAGTTCGGCGTGGCCGGCGACCTGGACGAGGCGATTATCGCCGAGTATAACGGTGTCATGCGCGATTTGTCCGCCCCCCTCGACGAAGAGGGTTACGTCAGGTTTCTCACGCCCCGCACGATCGAGGGACTGGATACCCTGCGTCACAGCGCGTCGCATATTATGGCGATGGCGGTGATGCGCCTCTTCCCCGGCGCCAAGCTCGGCATCGGCCCGACGATTAAGGACGGGTTCTACTACGATATGGATATCCCCGGCACTGTGGTCGACGAAGACCTCGCGCGTATCGAGGAGGAGATGCAGAAGATTATCGACGAGAATCTCCCGGTAGCGCGGAAGGATATTTCCTACGACGAAGCGAAGAAACTGTTTGCTAAAATGGGACAGGACTATAAGATAGAGCTGATCGACGAACTGAAGGCGCAGAATATCACCATTTACACTCAGGGCGATTTTACCGATCTCTGCCGCGGACCGCATATCCCGTCCACCCGTCACCTGAAGGCGTTCAAACTCCTTTCGGTTGCGGGAGCGTACTGGCGGGGCAGCGAAAAGAACAAGATGCTCACCCGTATCTACGGGACCGCGTTCGCCGATAAGAAGGAGCTCAAGGAGCATCTCGAACTGATCGAGGAGCTCAAGAAGCGCGACCACCGCAAGCTCGGAAAGGAGCTCGGCCTGTTCAGTTTCCATGAGGAAGCGCCCGGGATGCCGTTCTGGCTCCCCAACGGTGTGATCATGAAGAATATACTGGTCGATTTCATGCGCGGCAAGCTGAACGAACTGAACTATATCGAGATACAGACCCCGCAGATACTGAAGGATACTTTGTGGACACGCTCGGGGCATATGGATAAGTATAAAGAGAACATGTTCTTTACCGGTACCGTCGAGGGGGAAAACCTCGCGATCAAGCCGATGAGCTGTCCCGGCGGATTTCTCGTATACCGCGAGACCAAGCACTCGTACCGCGAGCTTCCTCTCAAGGTCGCCGAATTCGGAATCGTGCACCGTTACGAACGATCCGGGAACCTGCACGGGCTTTTCAGGGTACGCGGTTTTACGCAGGATGACGCGCATATATTTATGACCCCCGACCAGATCGAGGGACAGATTATAGAACTGATCAAGCTGATCGACGAGGTTTACTCGGCGTTCGGATTCCAGTACAAGCTGGAGTTGTCGACCCGGCCGGAGATGTCGGTCGGTTCCGAGGAGATGTGGGAAAATTCCACTGAGGCGCTGCGTCAGGCGCTGGTCAAGTCCGGCAGGGAGTTCAAGATCAACGAAGGCGACGGGGCGTTCTACGGCCCGAAGATCGACTTCCATCTCGAGGACGCGCTCGGGCGCACTCACCAGTGCGGGACTATCCAGCTCGATATGAACCTGACCGAACGTTTCGACCTGAACTATACCGCGGCGGACGGGCAGGAGCACCGGGTGGTGATGCTGCACCGCGCGATCTACGGCAGCCTCGAGCGTTTTATCGGCATACTGATCGAGCACCTCGCCGGGAAGTTCCCGGTATGGATATCGCCGGTTCAGGCGGTCATACTGCCGGTATCGGATAAGTTCAACGATTACGCCGCGACTGTCCTTGCCGAATTGAAGAAGGCGGGTATCCGCGCGGAAGCGGATTATACATCGGAGAAGCTGGGGTATAAAATCCGTCAGGCGACGCTTAAAAAAGTCCCGTATATGCTGATAGTCGGCGAGAAAGAGGTCGAGGGCGGGAATATTTCCGTCCGCAGCCGCGATAAAGGCGATCTCGGCGCAACGGGTATTTCCGAATTTATTAAAAATATACTTGAGGAAAATCAAAAAAGACTATAAAATAAAGGCGGCTCTAAGCGCCGTGCTGACGAAGACGGAAATTTAACTATTTTCCGTCACTGCGATGAGCAACGCGAAGAAGCAGTCTATATAACATTTTACACATTAATGAAATAGATTGCTTCTACCGCGCTTTAAAAATGCAATGTATCGCGGGGCTCGCAAAGACATTATGAGTTTGTCATCAAGCTCTAAGCGCAGGGTAATTGTATGCAATTAATAGCGAATTGAGATTTTAACCGGGAACGCCCTATGGTGGATTTCGGTTCATAGAAAGACCATGTTTCACCGTATTGTAAAGGAGGATTCACATCGCAGAAAAAGACGGGCTGCCGCCCAAACCACAACCGAAGGATAAACTTCGGATTAACGATGAAATCAAGGCGAAGGAAATCCGTGTCATCGGAAGCGACGGTTCCCAAGTCGGAGTGATTACGGTGGAAGAAGCGTTGAAGATGGCGGCGCTGGACGAGCTCGATTTAGTCGAGATTTCTCCCGAAGCGGATCCGCCAGTATGTAAAATCGTCGATTTCGGCAAGTTTATATACCAGCGTGAGAAGAAGGTCAAAGAGGCGAAAAAGAAGCAGAAGATTATCGAACTGAAAGAGATGAAGTTCAGCCCGAAGATCGATAAGCACGATTACCAGTACCGGGTACAGCATATCCTGAACTTCCTCGATAAGGGCGATAAGGTAAAAGTGACCATCCGTTTCCGCGGGCGCGAGATGAGCCATACGGAATTCGGGTTCGAACTGATACAGAAGATACTGGAAGAAGTGAAGGAATTTTGTACGATAGAAAAACCGCCGAAACTCGAGGGACGCAGCCTCACCGCGGTACTTTCACCGTTAAAGAAAAAATAAACTGTTCGGAGGAATTAGATGCCCAAGCTTAAAACGAACCGTTCCGCCGCGAAGCGTTTTTATGTCAGCGGAAGCGGAAAACTTTTGCGCAGAATGGCGGGCAAGAGCCATCTTTTATCACATAAATCGAGAAGACGAAAACGGGTTCTTTCGATGCCTACTGAGATTTTCAAGGGCGATCAGGCACGTATCAAGCACCTGATTCCCTATCTATAAAATGAACGGAGGAAATGAATGAGAGCACGATACACGGTTGCCGGGCGCGAGAGACATAAACAGGTCCTGAAGCGCGCCAAAGGCTTTTTAGCTTCCCGCAGATACCGTATCAAGGTCGCTAAGGAAGCAGTCACGCATGCGATGCGTCACGAATATGTGGGGCGCAAGCAGAAAAAGAGAGATTTCCGCGCTCTCTGGATTACCCGCCTCAACGCGTTTGTGCGCGCGGAGGGGATTACCTACTCCCGTTTTATCAACGGGCTGAACAAATCGAAAGTCGATATTAACCGTAAGATACTTGCCTATCTCGCTGTTACCGATCCTGATGCGTTGCGGAAATATGTCGAGATTGCCAAGGCGGCAGTCGGCAAATGAGAAGAGTCCGCACTTTTGCGACTTTCTTCTTATTTATACTGATTATCATCACTTCGGGAGCCCGCCCTTTATGGGGTAGGCTTCCGAATTTGCATTTATTGGATAACTACTATTGTAAAGAGAACGAGACCCTCCTGTTTCTGGAATACCAGAATATCGGCTTGGAAAAAACATCCCTGCACGCGATGATTTTTTCGGTGGAGTATGGGATTAACCAGAATCTCCAGCTCGGGTTCAATGTCCCTTATCTCATTATGAGCGGGGCTTATGATTCCGGCGCGCTGGGTAACCTGTCTGCTTTCATCAAGTTCTCCATCGCGAAATCGGACGTGCTGACATGGCTGTTTTCCGGCGAGCTTTATTTCCGTTTCGCGACAGGCATCTCGTCGGACGAGGGGATTCGCTGGGTGGGCGGCGTCCCGCATAATTATTACCCATTCGTGTCGCGGACGACATTGTTTTCTCCGTCGGTAATCGGCTCCCTTCTGATAGGCGAGGTGATGCTGAATGCGTCGTTCGGATATAAGAGCGAGGGTTCTGCCGACGAGGGGCTTTTCGATTTCGCTATCGAGTACGACCGGATCGATTTCCAGGTATCCGCCGATTATTTTTTTAAATTTATCCTCAATCCCGTCGACGAACTGTTTTTATTCTTCCGTCCCGTGGGTTATTTAGAGTATAAGCTGAATCTCAGCGAAAAAATTATGATCCCGGACGGGTTCTATACGACGCTGGAATTGAATTTCAAGCTGAAGAATATCCTGCGATGGAAGTTTTTATTCTCGTTACCCGTGTTCAGTATGGCGCCCATCGGCAGTTATGTGTTTTCCGTCCAGATAGGAAAATCCTTTTAGAATTGGATAGGGAAAGTCGATAAATATTCATGCGCGGTTTGACATTACAGGTAATGTAATCTTCATGATTTAACAATAGAATCCCCCGTTTTAGTGGCGGGGTAGATAAGCGGCATTACAAATTTGAGGGTTTCATGGATATCAGAGAACTCTCTGAAAAAGATTTTACTATCCGGCTGAAAGAAACTGCGCTCAAAAGTGGGGTATACTCCGATGAATTCTCGCGTTATGCCAGCGAGTTATTTAACCGTTATTACCCCCAGGGATATAATATCGCCCGGTATTACGGGCTTGCGCATGACGACGCTTCGGACGCGGTGCAGAACGCGATCATCAAGACATTCCATTCCATAAAAAAGTACGATACGAAGCGGCTTTTCAAGCCGTGGTTTTTTAAAATTGTGATGAACTGCGTCCGGGATAAGTATAACGAGCTTCGGCGGGTTCGCCATGAAAAACTGGAAAAAGCTCAGGAGATGTCAAAAGAAATTTTCGAAGAATTTCACATTAAGGAGTCTTTGAACGGTATTATTAGTAGATTGCCGGAAAAATTGAAATCGGTCGTCCTTCTCCGCGTTTATGCCGATCTGGAGTTCGAATCGATATCGAAAGTTCTCGGAGTAAGCGTCCGGCAGTTGCATAATAGACTAAAAGAGGCGTATAATATGATAGAAAAATCGCTCAACGAAGGGGCGTAAAAAAATGCCCAAACGCATTGATAATGTAGAAAACTTTTTACGTGAACATACATATTCTCATCATCGCACCGAGTTCGGCGATGTATGGAAGAACTTTTATCAAACAAGATTTAAGGAGGAACATATGGCTGAGAAAAAGGGAGGCCTGAAGGTCTTTATCTGGGTATTCAGTTTTCTTGTGGTAGTCGGCGTAGGCTGGTTCGCGCTCACCAAGTTCAGCGCGGTTCAGCTGAAAGGTAAAATAGACAGCGGCGAAGCGATGCTGGTCTCCATGACTGTCGGGCAGGTGGACGCCAAGAAGGGCGACGCCGCCGAATGGAATCCGCTCTACTCTGACGATACGCTCCAGATGGGCGATATTGTCCGCACCGGCACTAAATCTTACTGCGAGCTCCAGATGGTCAATAAAGGGATGTTCCGTGTAGAGGGCGATACCGAACTCGTAATCGCTTCTCTTATCGGGGATACCGGTAAAATGGACGCGAAGATCAAGCTATCGAAGGGACAGGTCGCTATCAAGCCGAAGAAACTCGGCGAAGGCGAAGTGTTCCAGGTCGAAACTTCGTCCGCGATAGCCGCCGTCCGCGGTACTACGTTCAGTATCACGGTTGACGATCAGGGTTCGACTAAGGTTGCTGTTTCGGAAGGTAAGGTCTCGGTGACCCCCAAGATTAACGCTATTAATAACGCCGAGAAGAAAGGGCAAATCAGCAAGGACTCTGTCGCTATGCTGAACGAGGAACTCGTTAAAGCCGTCGATGTATCTCCCGGCGAAGAAATGGTGATGGATCAGAAGAAAATCAACACGATGGATAAAGCGATCGCGCAGGCTATCGACGAGGTTTCGAAGGAAAGCGGCCCCATCACCGGTGAAAAGATGATGGCGTCGAAGGCCGAGATTTCCGGCGCGATTGTCACCAAGGCGATGGCCGTCATCGTATCCGAAGATGATCTGAAGGTTACCCCGCAGGAAATGGTAAATGCTTACAGCATCTCCGCGAGCGTGGTGACCAAGCAGAACCTGACCGAAGAGAGCAAGAAGACTCTCGAAACGGTCAGCGAGGATAAGATTGTTAAGGATGTCGATCTGTTTGCTAAGATTACGATCGGCGCGACCCCCGCGGGCGCGGAAGTTTATCTGAACGACGAATTTATCGGCCTCGCTCCGGTACAGAAACTGATATTAAAAGACAAAACTTACAACCTGATGCTTGTGAAAGAAGGGTATGAAAATTACACTTCGTCTATTAACGCCGGCGGAAATATCAATATCGAGATGAAGGTCGAGGCTCAGCCTGTTGCGGTTGTCCCGGAGACCAACGCGGTCAGTCCTGTAGTTACTAACGAAATAGAAACTGACGTAACCCCCGTGGAACCGGAGAAGCCGGTTGTCGATAAACCGAAGGTGAATAAACCTAAAGTAGATAAGCCCAAAGTGGACAAGCCTAAGGTAGATAAACCTGTAGTAGATAAGAATCCTGTTATAGAGCCGGACAAGACCCCCATAGTCCAGAAGCCCAAGGCCGGCGATTTGATTTGGAATAAGCCTACCGGCGTCAGCTTGGGCGCGGGTACGATCAACGACCCGTTGTATTACGACGGTAAAATATTCGCTACGTCGGGAAATAATCTCTATATCCTTTCCATCGACGGTACGCTGCTGAAATCGATTGCGATTTCCCCCAACGACCAGACCCTGACCCGTCCCGAGGCCGGTAACGGTCTCATCATGGTAGGTTCCGATAAGGGTAAGGTATATGCTTATAAGCCTAACGGCGACCTCGCATGGAAGTCCGACTCCGGCAGTCCCGCGTTCCCGTCCGCGTCTCCTGTAGGAAGCGGCGGTGTGGTCGCGGTGCCGACTATGGACAAGGGCTTGCAGGTATTCGATAAGAACGGTTCGCTGAAGGCGTCGGTCGAGTCGAAAGAAGTCATTTTCTCATCGCCGATCATCCTGAAGAACGGTACTCTGTTGGTTTACGCCAACGATACCGGCGACGTTATCGGTTACGATATCGCGAGCAAGTCCAAAATTTGGACGCAGGCGTTCGGTATCAAACGTATCACCTATCCGTTTGTCGGCAGCGACAGCGTGGTGGTCATCCTCGACCGGAGCACCGGCATGCTGATCGGGTTCAACCCCGAGACGGGTAAGGAATTGTGGAGGAACACGATTGCCGACCTGAAATCCACCGAGGTCAACCCGGTGTATGACGACGGTTATGTCATCCTTGTGAACGCGAGCAAGACTACGGTTTACGCGGTCAAAGCGTCGAGCGGTAGCAAGGTGCTCGATAAAGATATCAAGGGCAAGATTTCCGGCAAGCCTTATGTGACTAAGAAAGTGGTCTATGTCGGGACTGCCGACGGTAAGGTATTCGGCTACGATCTGAATACGAAGAAGGAAGTAGTCAAGTACGCGCCTGAGAGCGATACCGGCGAAGTTTCTATCATTGTCGCGGACAGCGAGGGTGTTTACTCGGTGAATGAGACGGATATGACTAAGATTCAGAATTAAGCTCACGAGAATAGCGAAACGCCCGGTCTTAGGATCGGGCGTTTTTTATTGCCAAATCGGCGATTCATTCTTATAATAATTCGTTATGGGGAATGGTGGCATGCAGATTGTCATTGCCTGTCCGTATTGCGGAAGGCAGGATTTGCGAAGCAATTTATGCAAATCTCTAATGAACGAACAGATATTTTTATTTCGGATATTTTTACGGAGACGCCTATGAAACCTGGGACGATGGGTTATTGGATATTCACGGGACTGCTGGCGGTTCTGGTCGGATTTGTGGGATTCGGCATCGGGAGCTATAATTGCCCGATCAACCGGATGATCCGGAAGGCGCAGGCGCTTGCCGCGAAGCCCGATGTCGAGAGCAAGAAAAACTCCATCGAGGCGCTCAACGAGGCGAGGGAGTTTATCGATGTGGCGATGGAGAATCTGAAGATAGAGGAGTCCCGCCAGATGTTCGCGCTCGCGCTCGGCGAAATGCTGATGAAGAGCGACATGTGGCTCGAGGCGATCAGGTACCTCGATATCGCGTATTCCATTCTCCCCGGCGATTATTCGATCAATTACGACATCGCGTTCTGTTATATGCGGATGTACCAGTTCGCCACCGATACGCAGAAGAAGGAGGACTATTACCAGAAGACCCTTCATCACGGCACGGTCGCGTACGGAC from Brevinematales bacterium includes:
- the thrS gene encoding threonine--tRNA ligase; amino-acid sequence: MPGIKIGSGKLDVQDGKRIIDVLKELKENRATAKEFGVAGDLDEAIIAEYNGVMRDLSAPLDEEGYVRFLTPRTIEGLDTLRHSASHIMAMAVMRLFPGAKLGIGPTIKDGFYYDMDIPGTVVDEDLARIEEEMQKIIDENLPVARKDISYDEAKKLFAKMGQDYKIELIDELKAQNITIYTQGDFTDLCRGPHIPSTRHLKAFKLLSVAGAYWRGSEKNKMLTRIYGTAFADKKELKEHLELIEELKKRDHRKLGKELGLFSFHEEAPGMPFWLPNGVIMKNILVDFMRGKLNELNYIEIQTPQILKDTLWTRSGHMDKYKENMFFTGTVEGENLAIKPMSCPGGFLVYRETKHSYRELPLKVAEFGIVHRYERSGNLHGLFRVRGFTQDDAHIFMTPDQIEGQIIELIKLIDEVYSAFGFQYKLELSTRPEMSVGSEEMWENSTEALRQALVKSGREFKINEGDGAFYGPKIDFHLEDALGRTHQCGTIQLDMNLTERFDLNYTAADGQEHRVVMLHRAIYGSLERFIGILIEHLAGKFPVWISPVQAVILPVSDKFNDYAATVLAELKKAGIRAEADYTSEKLGYKIRQATLKKVPYMLIVGEKEVEGGNISVRSRDKGDLGATGISEFIKNILEENQKRL
- a CDS encoding translation initiation factor IF-3 — translated: MPPKPQPKDKLRINDEIKAKEIRVIGSDGSQVGVITVEEALKMAALDELDLVEISPEADPPVCKIVDFGKFIYQREKKVKEAKKKQKIIELKEMKFSPKIDKHDYQYRVQHILNFLDKGDKVKVTIRFRGREMSHTEFGFELIQKILEEVKEFCTIEKPPKLEGRSLTAVLSPLKKK
- the rpmI gene encoding 50S ribosomal protein L35; its protein translation is MPKLKTNRSAAKRFYVSGSGKLLRRMAGKSHLLSHKSRRRKRVLSMPTEIFKGDQARIKHLIPYL
- the rplT gene encoding 50S ribosomal protein L20 — protein: MRARYTVAGRERHKQVLKRAKGFLASRRYRIKVAKEAVTHAMRHEYVGRKQKKRDFRALWITRLNAFVRAEGITYSRFINGLNKSKVDINRKILAYLAVTDPDALRKYVEIAKAAVGK
- a CDS encoding sigma-70 family RNA polymerase sigma factor yields the protein MDIRELSEKDFTIRLKETALKSGVYSDEFSRYASELFNRYYPQGYNIARYYGLAHDDASDAVQNAIIKTFHSIKKYDTKRLFKPWFFKIVMNCVRDKYNELRRVRHEKLEKAQEMSKEIFEEFHIKESLNGIISRLPEKLKSVVLLRVYADLEFESISKVLGVSVRQLHNRLKEAYNMIEKSLNEGA
- a CDS encoding PQQ-binding-like beta-propeller repeat protein codes for the protein MAEKKGGLKVFIWVFSFLVVVGVGWFALTKFSAVQLKGKIDSGEAMLVSMTVGQVDAKKGDAAEWNPLYSDDTLQMGDIVRTGTKSYCELQMVNKGMFRVEGDTELVIASLIGDTGKMDAKIKLSKGQVAIKPKKLGEGEVFQVETSSAIAAVRGTTFSITVDDQGSTKVAVSEGKVSVTPKINAINNAEKKGQISKDSVAMLNEELVKAVDVSPGEEMVMDQKKINTMDKAIAQAIDEVSKESGPITGEKMMASKAEISGAIVTKAMAVIVSEDDLKVTPQEMVNAYSISASVVTKQNLTEESKKTLETVSEDKIVKDVDLFAKITIGATPAGAEVYLNDEFIGLAPVQKLILKDKTYNLMLVKEGYENYTSSINAGGNINIEMKVEAQPVAVVPETNAVSPVVTNEIETDVTPVEPEKPVVDKPKVNKPKVDKPKVDKPKVDKPVVDKNPVIEPDKTPIVQKPKAGDLIWNKPTGVSLGAGTINDPLYYDGKIFATSGNNLYILSIDGTLLKSIAISPNDQTLTRPEAGNGLIMVGSDKGKVYAYKPNGDLAWKSDSGSPAFPSASPVGSGGVVAVPTMDKGLQVFDKNGSLKASVESKEVIFSSPIILKNGTLLVYANDTGDVIGYDIASKSKIWTQAFGIKRITYPFVGSDSVVVILDRSTGMLIGFNPETGKELWRNTIADLKSTEVNPVYDDGYVILVNASKTTVYAVKASSGSKVLDKDIKGKISGKPYVTKKVVYVGTADGKVFGYDLNTKKEVVKYAPESDTGEVSIIVADSEGVYSVNETDMTKIQN
- a CDS encoding tetratricopeptide repeat protein; the encoded protein is MKPGTMGYWIFTGLLAVLVGFVGFGIGSYNCPINRMIRKAQALAAKPDVESKKNSIEALNEAREFIDVAMENLKIEESRQMFALALGEMLMKSDMWLEAIRYLDIAYSILPGDYSINYDIAFCYMRMYQFATDTQKKEDYYQKTLHHGTVAYGLRPDNPNINYLMGVLKFDKGDLKGALRNFLVILAKYPDDVDTLLAAARIYFETGDYTKAQKIYIKLESILPEGHPKLKLVEQNMQNLSGSMANE